The sequence below is a genomic window from Tenacibaculum tangerinum.
TTTCTTAATTGGTTTCATTAAAATTTTACCATTAGTAATTGTATCGTATGGAGTTGGTTTAGCAATCGAATTTGTCTTCGCTGTAATTAAAGGACACGAAGTTGAAGAAGGATATTTAGTAACAGGAATGTTAGTTCCGTTAATTGTACCTGTAGATTTACCTTTATGGATGCTAGCAGTAGCGGTAGCTTTTGGGGTAGTAATCGGTAAAGAAGTATTTGGAGGAACTGGGATGAACATTTTAAACCCAGCTTTAACCATTCGTGCTTTCTTGTTCTTTGCCTATCCTACATGGATGTCTGGAGATAAAGTATGGGTTGAAGGAGCTGTAGAAGCTGCTGGAACTGCCGATGCGATTTCAGGAGAAACCATCTTAGGAAGTTTAGCCCAATCGCAACCATTAAATTACTCAGTTTCTGATATGTTCTTCGGATTCATTCCGGGGTCAGTAGGAGAAACATCAACGTTGTTAATCTTATTAGGAGCGTTATTCTTAATCTTTACGAAGATTGGAAGCTGGAGAATCATAGTATCTTCAGTGATAGGAGCTTTGGTAATGGGATTCATCTTCAACCAAGTGGTGGCAATGGGGTGGATCGGTGAAACAAGCAAGTTTTACGGATTAATGAGTTTAGATTTCTGGAAACATTTAATCATTGGAGGGTTTGCATTTGGAGCTGTGTATATGGCAACTGACCCAGTAACAGCATCGCAAACGAACAAAGGAAAATGGATCTATGGATTCTTTATCGGATTCCTTTCAATTATGATTCGTGTATTCAACCCAGCATATCCAGAAGGAGTAATGTTAGCCATTTTATTAATGAATGTGTTTGCTCCAACGATTGACCATTACGTTGTACAAGGTAATGTGAAGAGAAGATTGAAAAGAGCAAAAGTAAAAGTTCAAAATACCTAGTTATGAGTAAAAAGACAGATAGTAATTTATATACAGTACTTTTCGCCATAGGAATGGTGTTAGTAGTAGGTGCGCTGTTAGCCTTTACAGCATCATCACTACGCCCAACAATCGATGCAAATAAACGCATCGAAAAGCAACAAAATATTTTGTA
It includes:
- a CDS encoding NADH:ubiquinone reductase (Na(+)-transporting) subunit B → MGLKQNLHNLKEKYKGTKMAPAFNAIHTFLYLPNETTHGGTHIKAADDLKRTMNIVIMALIPCLIFGMFNAGYQHNLQTEVVSKATSFFSGEFWNMDNFLIGFIKILPLVIVSYGVGLAIEFVFAVIKGHEVEEGYLVTGMLVPLIVPVDLPLWMLAVAVAFGVVIGKEVFGGTGMNILNPALTIRAFLFFAYPTWMSGDKVWVEGAVEAAGTADAISGETILGSLAQSQPLNYSVSDMFFGFIPGSVGETSTLLILLGALFLIFTKIGSWRIIVSSVIGALVMGFIFNQVVAMGWIGETSKFYGLMSLDFWKHLIIGGFAFGAVYMATDPVTASQTNKGKWIYGFFIGFLSIMIRVFNPAYPEGVMLAILLMNVFAPTIDHYVVQGNVKRRLKRAKVKVQNT